The genomic segment accctaaccctaaccctaaccctgaCCCCGCCCTCGCCAACGTCAAGGCCCACGGCGCAGCCCCAGCCCACGCCCGCGCCCCCGGACCGGCCCCAGCTGCAAAACAGCAGAGCGGcacacgccgcgcgcgctgaCGCAAGGATCTTGAAAATGGAGAGGTCCAGCAGCCGTCTAAACAGCTACAAGATGGAGAGCGATTAGCGTGGTGGTGCAGTGGGTGTTCCTCGGTACGCTCCACTTGGTCACAGAggcacggcgcacacgcagacaacAGGGGCGGCCAAACATCTGCACAGGCGTGtgggaggtggcgcaggtaCAGCCACGAGGGCACGAAAGACCACGACGACAAGCAAATGTGTCAGGAGCATCCCGGAACAGCGCAGGTGGCACAAAAACGAGTCATATCATTCATTCCCGTGTCCCTAGAGGGCTTTCGAGAGGTACCAGGCATGTGAAGAGCAGCTGTGGTGCACAGTCGGCACCACAGACAACGCGCTCATAGGAGGAGCGAGGACCATCGGCGCAACGTTCTTGTTGATGTTCTGACTGCTTTGGAGGACCCTGGTGGGTCGAACATCTCGATAAGCGGCTCCTTCTCGAAGCGTGGGCGTTTgcgtcggaggcggaggggagcAGCAGTACTCTGgagaaagaggcggaggagcgcaTGGGCAGGGGAGCAGTGGATAGTTTGACAGAAGAAGTTAGGGAAAACGCATGCGAGCCTGCTGCAGACCACCTCAACCTGACCCGCTTCTTGTCTTTCTCAATCCAGAAGTGTGGAAGTGCGTGTTGGTGCGTAAGAGTTGCGAAGGTGAGGGCGACTGAAtcggagctgctgccggacGGCTTTTAGTCGACACTTGAACGGGTGCACCCGCGCTAGTGGatgaagcgcacgcacaatCTGCTGCATGCGCTTGGAGCTCAGGCCAAGAGACGCTAGACTGCAGCTTGCCGTACCAAGCTCTTGTCATCATCTATCGTCttttgtctctctccccccgcAGGGGTCGTTCAGGAATAGTCTGGAAGCTAATTCAAAAAAGGGGCCAACGCCAAgggaaaaaaagaaggcaTTGGGACAGGAGAAAGAAGCTTATCTATGAGTCTACACGAGTCCCTGCCGCCCGTCGCTCACACAGTCGTGTAGGCTAGAGAGACAAGCAACAAGGGACCAGGGCACGAATGCTTACGCGTAGCCGTACAGGATGTGGCCTtgcttgcgcagcgcgtTCACAACATCGCACGCTGTCACGGTCTTCTTGCGCGCGTACTCGGTGTaggctgtgctgcagcgcacaatGTCCTCCACGTAGGCCTTCAGCACACGGCGCACCTCTTCGTACACCTCGCTCGAGATGCGCTtcacgccaccgcggcgcgccatGCGGCGGACGCTGCCGCGAGTGATGCCGCGGATgttgtcgcgcagcaccttcttctgGCGCCTCTGGCTGCCCTTGGCATCAGTGGAGCGCTTGCCCTTGGCCATGGCTGAATGTGCTGGTGAGGAAGGGGGTGTGCTTGGGGGGATGTAGGCGGTGGATGACAGCGTGATGAGGAGGCTGGGTGGGATCACCAAATAGCAGCGATGTAGAGAGGATAAAGTCTGGATCGAAATGAAAGGCAGAAGGCATTCAAAGCCGCTGAAGGGCCGCTTGAAAGGCAGTGGCAGAGCACtgaaggagggaaggggtggcGTTTTTGTGATACCTCGGGGCATGTTTTCAACACTGGAAGCACATAGAGCTACGTGATCGGAAGTGTCGACCTTTCAGTAGCGTAATAGCAATTTGGAGCACTCCTCGCGCGTCTTCCTCTTGTTCCTTTTGTAGATTCTGTACGCCACTCTTTTCGTTGATGTTAGGCGTGCATGTTTGTGCTCTCGAAGGACGCCTATTTACAGTGCGGCACGCGTGCGTATACCCTGCAGGGCGTTCTTTGATGCTGACAATGGCAGGCCACCGCGCCTCGCTGCGGGCGTCCGACAGAACACCTCAAGTACTGTGAAAAGGACTCGGGCACACGGCGAAGAAAGGAATATGCTGCACTGTTTCGTTGCACCACAGCTCCAGTTTCAACTTGTCCAACACCGTCATGGCAGTGGACAGCGCCTTGAAGCTGCGCCGAGCCGCGAAGTACCAGGCAAACCACTGACGGTATCGCAAATAGTACTGCCGTTTGCTACCGGCAGCGAAGTGTAGGAAGGAGGGAAATACGTGCCACCGGGGAGCAGCCGAACATCTAGTGGAGACCGAGCCGTTTAGTAAGGTGACGCtgaggcagcgcggcgggACCTCACGGCCCCACAATGGGGGCGTGATGAAGGCACCCGAGGTGCCAGCGATGAGATCGCGGTCAGGAAGCGTAAAAAACACGTCATCGCGATGGCGAGTGTAGTAGGAAGTGAGCTGGCCGAGGccctgccggcgccgcaaATGGGAAGTGAACATGAACTCCGTGAGGTGGTCGACAGAGATGAGACCAACCGGCAGCCCAAACAGGTCGCGCACGAGTCGGCCATCTACGCCGTGCCCAGTCTGAAGCAAAAGGCCCTCATTGATCTCGAACATGCGTGAGTAGTACCGCAGAACGCTGAGGATGG from the Leishmania major strain Friedlin complete genome, chromosome 15 genome contains:
- a CDS encoding histone H4; the encoded protein is MAKGKRSTDAKGSQRRQKKVLRDNIRGITRGSVRRMARRGGVKRISSEVYEEVRRVLKAYVEDIVRCSTAYTEYARKKTVTACDVVNALRKQGHILYGYA